The proteins below come from a single Cerasicoccus sp. TK19100 genomic window:
- the scpB gene encoding SMC-Scp complex subunit ScpB — protein sequence MVFNLKKILRALLLSTSEPLSIRDIQAVITRYHQQASDDPEEQPPSPPPGSRPPFEPEQSELNDIMEQVPTLLTATQIRDAMDAISAELIEKREVYRVIQGPAGYRITTSPEFADWVRLLRNEARPMRLSQAAMETMAIVAYRQPVTRAELEAIRGVSADGAINRLLEHELVVVTGRADLPGRPIQYGTTDKFLEFIGIQSIEELPASDVLSPNQITEWIRQATQGDQEITDQDVGLPAEDSQPELPVDDGSFDAEPDPAPIADEANVDVENEEDESEADKHAEGNQSL from the coding sequence ATGGTCTTCAATCTAAAGAAAATCCTGCGCGCGCTGTTACTGTCGACCTCCGAACCGCTGTCCATTCGCGACATTCAAGCGGTCATAACCCGCTACCACCAGCAGGCCTCGGACGACCCCGAAGAGCAGCCACCCTCGCCGCCGCCCGGCTCCCGCCCACCGTTTGAGCCCGAGCAGAGCGAGCTGAACGACATCATGGAGCAGGTGCCGACGCTCCTTACCGCCACGCAAATTCGTGACGCGATGGACGCCATTTCCGCCGAGCTGATCGAAAAGCGCGAAGTTTACCGCGTCATCCAGGGCCCAGCGGGCTACCGTATCACGACGTCGCCCGAGTTTGCCGACTGGGTGCGCCTCCTGCGCAATGAAGCCCGCCCGATGCGGCTCTCCCAAGCTGCCATGGAGACCATGGCCATCGTCGCCTACCGCCAACCCGTTACCCGCGCCGAGCTGGAGGCGATTCGCGGCGTCTCGGCCGACGGTGCGATCAACCGCCTGCTGGAGCACGAGCTGGTCGTGGTAACCGGTCGCGCCGATCTGCCCGGCCGCCCGATTCAATACGGCACGACGGATAAATTTCTCGAGTTCATCGGCATCCAGTCGATTGAAGAACTGCCTGCTAGCGACGTGCTGTCGCCAAACCAGATCACGGAATGGATTCGCCAGGCAACGCAGGGCGACCAGGAAATTACTGATCAGGACGTCGGTCTGCCCGCCGAAGACTCCCAGCCTGAACTGCCCGTGGACGACGGCAGCTTCGATGCCGAGCCGGACCCTGCCCCAATTGCGGACGAAGCCAACGTCGACGTCGAAAACGAGGAAGACGAAAGCGAAGCAGACAAGCACGCGGAAGGTAATCAAAGCCTCTGA
- a CDS encoding zinc-dependent alcohol dehydrogenase family protein: protein MKTRAAVLHSMEHAMPYRDSLPLKIETLELEAPDAGEVLVKVAAASLCHSDLSVINGSRPRVMPMVMGHEASGVVQEVGANVKGFAPGDHVVFSYFPACGCCAHCGSGRAVLCEDGAAANGAGTLLNGARKFTNGDGERLNHHLGVSGFSEYTVAVPESLVKIDPELPLEIAAMFGCAVLTGVGAVVNTAKAEPGKSVAVFGLGGVGLSAVMGARAVGAYPIVAVDPLDAKLELARQAGATHVVNALADNAIEAVREITKGGAAVALEAVGSVKVLENAYAATARGGKTVSIGLPHPSQQLSISALSLVAEERILMGSYMGSAVPKRDVPRFIAMYQNGILPVNQLQSKRIRLDDINAAFDDLHHGKEVRQVIVFE from the coding sequence ATGAAAACCCGCGCCGCTGTTCTCCACTCCATGGAACACGCGATGCCCTACCGGGACTCGCTACCCCTCAAAATTGAAACGCTCGAGCTTGAAGCCCCTGACGCTGGCGAGGTGTTGGTCAAGGTCGCCGCAGCGAGCCTTTGCCACTCCGACCTGTCGGTGATCAATGGCTCGCGCCCGCGCGTGATGCCTATGGTAATGGGGCACGAGGCCAGCGGCGTCGTGCAGGAAGTCGGCGCAAACGTGAAGGGCTTTGCCCCGGGCGACCACGTGGTGTTCTCCTACTTTCCGGCCTGCGGCTGCTGCGCGCACTGCGGCTCAGGTCGCGCCGTATTGTGTGAAGACGGCGCGGCGGCCAACGGTGCCGGGACACTGCTCAACGGCGCGCGCAAATTTACCAACGGCGACGGCGAACGCCTGAACCACCACCTCGGCGTATCCGGCTTTAGCGAATACACTGTCGCCGTACCGGAATCCCTAGTGAAGATCGACCCGGAGCTGCCCCTGGAGATCGCAGCGATGTTCGGCTGTGCGGTGCTGACCGGCGTTGGTGCCGTGGTCAACACCGCGAAGGCCGAGCCAGGCAAAAGCGTTGCCGTATTCGGTCTTGGCGGGGTGGGCCTAAGCGCCGTGATGGGTGCCCGGGCAGTCGGCGCGTACCCGATTGTCGCGGTGGACCCCCTGGACGCCAAGCTGGAGCTAGCGAGGCAGGCCGGCGCGACGCACGTCGTCAACGCGCTGGCCGACAACGCCATTGAGGCCGTGCGTGAGATTACCAAAGGCGGGGCCGCGGTCGCGCTGGAGGCAGTCGGCAGCGTCAAGGTGTTGGAAAACGCCTACGCTGCCACGGCGCGAGGCGGGAAAACGGTGTCCATCGGCCTGCCCCACCCCAGCCAGCAGCTGAGCATTTCCGCACTGTCGCTGGTTGCTGAGGAACGGATTCTAATGGGCTCCTACATGGGCTCGGCAGTGCCCAAGCGCGACGTGCCCCGCTTCATCGCGATGTATCAGAATGGCATCTTGCCCGTCAATCAGCTACAATCGAAGCGTATTCGACTGGACGACATCAATGCGGCCTTCGACGACCTGCACCACGGCAAGGAAGTGCGGCAGGTGATTGTCTTCGAATGA